The DNA segment CGGCGTCTCCAGGCCCTGCTCGAAGCGCACATCGTCGTCGTTGACGTACACGTTCACGAAGCGGCGCAGCTTGCCGGCGTCGTCCAGCACACGGGCCGCGATGCCCTGGTGGTTCTGCTCCAGGTCGGCGATCACCTCGGAGAGGGTCGCGCCCTCGGCGGCGACCTCGGCCTGACCGCCGGTGTACGTACGGAGGATGGTGGGGATGCGGACCTTGACGCTCA comes from the Streptomyces angustmyceticus genome and includes:
- a CDS encoding MoaD/ThiS family protein; its protein translation is MSVKVRIPTILRTYTGGQAEVAAEGATLSEVIADLEQNHQGIAARVLDDAGKLRRFVNVYVNDDDVRFEQGLETPTPDGAGVSIIPAVAGGC